One genomic segment of Arthrobacter sp. JZ12 includes these proteins:
- a CDS encoding chitobiase/beta-hexosaminidase C-terminal domain-containing protein, with translation MKSNGSQGLARGVSRPGRIWKGTGIAASAVVLMSSFGPLPMAGAVGALSPAVVLPAAVATGMQGSVGPVNPDTGYPYWYEDKTGLRLELCIDQATVCPVVGEAYNPALPLEMPTNFPEESFWWSGEASLALPNGEEARLIMATEAAFGGVGDVVQGQQNAFARMRIRFEGAQAGATYTATTPYGVFEVTADEDGRVRFTEDLGCLQQPCDWTEPLEGKVGPFLRWDAGAPAGSIGDPNVEHTVTGSPTGTNFFSIEGPGIPRTETDLFAVQGKIATVRAGVDKPGGIYRDPTTVNIQASFPDEAKIVYTTDGSDPVVAEDGTVGVGAKVWEPSEGDADVAPVLLDQPGTTQLKYMAVSLTDPSQRSEIKSETYILDATSPWISATPDPAAPSYAGPQQVTLTGTTQSGNTPDIYYTVDGSEPTYDDQGATGSTFEYSDPFTVGSTTTIRAVSVDGSGNAGEIRDFKYVIHNLKAVGPVSTDHGFPEWLEDNNNVQLQLCLEDPLCPIVEELPNPTEPRSFPDNFAGESFWWASEAAINVDGEDVRLGLALEAAFTGEGAAPGDQVAFGRIRVRGDDVFEFGSTYEITHPYGRFQVVADDTGSLRYTEDLGSMNGNGDFSPLLESKIGPFLRWTQGAPAGYLGDGSTPHEVTGSPYNTNFFRIEKVLDTRGEPVTGAARTVGETNQFVVQGKTVNATPPEAPTAQADIVGGAFNTPQTVALTSNPAGLPIFFTTDGTDPDIEDGVQYAEPITITADTVLKFVAVNQGVPSPIVTETYTIDTVAPELTTTTPGGIFTAATTATLAATEGAAIRFTTDGSEPTVNSTLFTGPIDITETTTLRAIAIDAAGNVSALGEWKFTIDAPAAPPAGVGGHDFSGDGNADVLARDASGRLWLYPTDGAGVWQTRVQVGTGWSTMSNIFTPGDFDGDNNADILARDRQGRLWLYAGDGDSGWLKKVQVGTGWSTMSDIFGPGDFDGDTNVDVMAKDRLGRLWLYTGNGSGGWLKKAQVGTGWSTMSNIFGPGDFDGDTNVDVMAKDRQGRLWLYTGNGSGGWLKKAQVGTGWNSMSNIFGPGDFDGDTNVDVLAKDRSGRLWLYTGNGSGGWLKKAQVGTGWRTMNTIF, from the coding sequence ATGAAATCGAACGGTTCACAGGGTCTGGCGCGGGGAGTATCGCGTCCGGGCAGGATCTGGAAGGGTACGGGCATCGCTGCTTCAGCGGTGGTCTTGATGTCCTCCTTTGGTCCGCTGCCCATGGCAGGGGCTGTAGGTGCGCTGTCGCCGGCGGTCGTGCTGCCGGCAGCGGTCGCAACCGGTATGCAGGGGAGCGTCGGCCCGGTCAACCCGGACACCGGTTATCCGTACTGGTACGAGGACAAGACCGGTCTTCGGCTCGAGCTGTGCATCGACCAAGCCACGGTATGCCCGGTGGTCGGTGAAGCCTACAATCCGGCATTGCCGCTCGAGATGCCAACGAACTTCCCGGAAGAGTCGTTCTGGTGGTCCGGCGAGGCGTCGCTGGCCCTGCCCAACGGTGAAGAGGCACGCCTCATCATGGCCACGGAAGCTGCCTTCGGAGGCGTCGGCGATGTCGTGCAGGGTCAGCAGAACGCCTTCGCTCGCATGCGTATCCGGTTCGAGGGGGCGCAGGCAGGTGCTACCTACACGGCAACCACCCCGTACGGAGTCTTCGAGGTTACGGCAGATGAGGACGGGCGTGTCCGATTCACCGAAGACCTCGGCTGCCTGCAGCAGCCCTGTGACTGGACGGAACCGCTCGAAGGCAAGGTGGGGCCGTTCCTGCGTTGGGACGCAGGCGCTCCCGCAGGGTCGATCGGGGATCCCAATGTCGAACACACAGTGACCGGAAGCCCGACCGGGACCAACTTCTTCAGCATTGAAGGCCCGGGCATCCCCCGGACTGAGACAGATCTCTTCGCAGTGCAGGGCAAGATTGCCACGGTGCGCGCCGGCGTGGACAAGCCCGGCGGAATCTACCGGGACCCCACCACGGTCAACATCCAGGCGTCGTTCCCCGACGAGGCGAAAATCGTCTACACGACCGACGGCAGCGATCCGGTGGTCGCCGAGGACGGCACCGTAGGCGTGGGCGCCAAAGTATGGGAGCCATCCGAAGGCGACGCCGACGTCGCTCCCGTACTGCTCGACCAGCCGGGCACTACCCAGCTCAAGTACATGGCGGTCAGCCTGACGGATCCGTCCCAGAGGTCGGAGATCAAGAGCGAAACGTACATACTGGATGCCACCAGCCCATGGATCAGCGCAACGCCGGATCCCGCTGCGCCATCGTATGCGGGACCTCAGCAGGTAACCCTCACGGGCACCACCCAGTCGGGTAACACCCCTGACATTTACTACACGGTGGACGGCTCCGAGCCAACCTACGACGACCAGGGCGCAACCGGTTCAACCTTCGAGTACAGCGACCCGTTCACCGTCGGAAGCACAACCACCATCCGTGCAGTGTCCGTTGACGGGTCCGGCAACGCAGGCGAGATCCGGGACTTCAAGTACGTCATTCACAACCTGAAGGCTGTTGGGCCTGTAAGCACGGACCACGGCTTCCCGGAATGGCTTGAGGACAACAACAACGTGCAGCTGCAACTCTGCCTGGAGGATCCGCTGTGCCCAATCGTCGAGGAACTTCCGAACCCGACTGAACCACGATCCTTCCCTGATAACTTCGCAGGTGAGTCTTTCTGGTGGGCCTCGGAAGCGGCCATCAACGTCGACGGCGAAGACGTCCGGCTGGGCCTCGCTCTCGAAGCCGCTTTCACCGGGGAGGGGGCTGCTCCCGGAGATCAGGTCGCTTTCGGCCGCATCCGCGTTCGGGGAGACGACGTGTTCGAGTTCGGTTCCACCTACGAGATAACGCATCCGTACGGCAGGTTCCAGGTCGTAGCCGACGACACGGGCAGCCTTCGCTACACCGAAGACCTGGGCAGCATGAACGGCAACGGAGACTTCAGCCCGTTGCTGGAGTCAAAGATAGGTCCGTTCCTGCGGTGGACTCAGGGCGCTCCCGCGGGCTACCTCGGCGATGGGTCGACACCGCACGAGGTGACCGGCAGCCCTTACAACACGAACTTCTTCAGAATCGAGAAGGTGCTCGACACCCGCGGCGAGCCTGTCACCGGGGCTGCACGCACGGTGGGCGAGACAAATCAGTTCGTCGTCCAGGGCAAGACCGTGAATGCCACGCCGCCAGAGGCTCCCACGGCTCAGGCAGACATCGTGGGCGGTGCTTTCAACACCCCGCAGACGGTTGCGCTCACCTCGAACCCGGCAGGGCTGCCGATCTTCTTCACGACGGACGGCACCGATCCCGACATTGAGGATGGCGTTCAGTACGCCGAGCCCATCACCATCACTGCCGACACGGTCCTGAAGTTCGTTGCAGTCAATCAGGGAGTGCCCTCGCCGATCGTCACGGAAACCTACACGATCGACACTGTGGCGCCGGAGCTGACCACCACCACCCCGGGCGGAATATTCACCGCTGCGACGACGGCGACACTCGCCGCGACCGAGGGCGCGGCCATCCGCTTCACCACGGACGGCAGTGAACCCACCGTGAACAGCACCCTGTTCACTGGGCCCATCGACATCACTGAGACGACGACGCTCCGTGCAATCGCCATTGACGCTGCAGGTAACGTCAGCGCCCTCGGCGAGTGGAAATTCACCATCGATGCTCCTGCTGCACCGCCGGCGGGAGTCGGAGGACACGACTTCTCCGGCGACGGAAACGCCGACGTGCTGGCACGGGACGCCTCCGGGCGGCTCTGGCTCTACCCCACAGACGGCGCCGGGGTATGGCAGACACGGGTCCAGGTCGGGACCGGTTGGAGCACCATGAGCAACATCTTCACTCCGGGTGATTTCGACGGTGACAACAATGCGGACATTCTCGCCCGGGACCGCCAGGGCCGGCTGTGGCTCTACGCGGGTGACGGCGACAGCGGTTGGCTGAAGAAGGTTCAGGTCGGTACCGGCTGGAGCACGATGAGCGACATCTTCGGTCCGGGTGATTTCGACGGCGATACCAACGTTGACGTTATGGCGAAGGACCGCTTGGGCCGGCTGTGGCTCTACACGGGTAACGGTTCCGGCGGCTGGCTGAAGAAGGCTCAGGTCGGTACCGGCTGGAGCACGATGAGCAACATTTTCGGTCCGGGCGATTTCGACGGCGACACCAACGTTGACGTTATGGCGAAGGACCGCCAGGGCAGGCTGTGGCTCTACACGGGTAACGGTTCCGGTGGATGGCTGAAGAAGGCTCAGGTCGGTACCGGCTGGAACTCGATGAGCAACATTTTCGGTCCGGGCGATTTCGACGGCGACACCAACGTCGATGTCCTGGCGAAGGACCGCTCGGGCAGGCTGTGGCTCTACACGGGTAACGGTTCCGGTGGATGGCTGAAGAAGGCTCAGGTGGGCACCGGCTGGAGGACCATGAACACCATCTTCTAG